In Pseudomonadota bacterium, the following proteins share a genomic window:
- a CDS encoding formylglycine-generating enzyme family protein: MHSVLSVTAVVIAVVGCSSSGQSPYNAFAAGPITPPPAECEGDAYVEGDCVHPCVEESCISGWCRVPQGCFIYGSPEDEWHHGVLAEIETPLTLAHDFVILQHEMTRHEWAALGFPVPTPEPNEFGASSCMEPGCPTDAVNWWEAVAAANRLSELHDLQPCYELTGCTGEVGKGMVCQKARAVHANVYDCPGYRLPTLAEWEYAAKAGTRTSFYSGDITVNEETGGYSYDANLDPIAWYWWNAGPGTDPTVEKPYEGKPTHAVEQKQPNLWHLHDVLGNVMEWTWDSVADMGFGGEPQKDPLDNGTHERHALRGGDAFSPSVVCRASLPFEGAVEMRIPGVGLRLVRTVSWPEGADTETVPDPDTETEAETDSDTAPVDTDAHNPDDCPLGSAWPCTCYFPEDTPGFWECDDGTAFAYVNPH, encoded by the coding sequence GTGCACAGTGTTCTATCCGTCACGGCCGTGGTGATCGCGGTCGTCGGATGCAGCTCGAGTGGCCAGTCCCCCTACAACGCGTTCGCGGCCGGACCGATCACCCCGCCCCCGGCCGAGTGCGAGGGCGACGCGTACGTCGAGGGCGATTGTGTACACCCGTGCGTGGAGGAGAGCTGCATTAGCGGGTGGTGCCGCGTTCCACAGGGATGTTTCATCTACGGAAGCCCGGAAGATGAATGGCATCACGGCGTTCTAGCCGAGATCGAGACCCCGCTCACGCTCGCCCACGATTTCGTGATCCTGCAGCACGAGATGACGAGGCACGAGTGGGCGGCTCTCGGCTTTCCGGTCCCGACCCCAGAACCCAACGAGTTCGGTGCAAGCTCGTGCATGGAGCCGGGCTGCCCAACCGACGCGGTGAATTGGTGGGAGGCGGTCGCGGCCGCGAACCGGCTGTCCGAGCTGCACGATCTCCAGCCGTGCTACGAGCTGACCGGGTGCACCGGCGAGGTGGGAAAAGGGATGGTTTGTCAGAAAGCCCGGGCGGTCCACGCCAACGTCTACGACTGCCCGGGCTACCGTTTGCCGACCTTGGCCGAGTGGGAGTACGCGGCCAAGGCGGGCACGCGGACATCGTTCTACTCGGGCGACATCACCGTGAACGAAGAAACCGGCGGCTATTCGTACGACGCGAACCTCGACCCGATCGCCTGGTACTGGTGGAACGCTGGTCCAGGAACGGACCCTACCGTCGAAAAGCCCTATGAAGGCAAGCCGACCCACGCGGTCGAGCAGAAGCAGCCCAACCTCTGGCACCTGCACGACGTGCTCGGTAACGTGATGGAGTGGACATGGGATTCTGTAGCGGACATGGGCTTCGGAGGCGAACCACAGAAGGATCCACTAGACAACGGCACGCATGAACGTCACGCCCTCAGAGGCGGCGATGCTTTCTCTCCTTCTGTTGTCTGCCGGGCATCGCTGCCTTTTGAAGGCGCGGTCGAAATGCGGATTCCTGGCGTCGGTCTACGCCTCGTTCGCACGGTCTCCTGGCCCGAGGGCGCGGACACCGAGACGGTACCCGATCCCGACACGGAGACGGAGGCGGAGACCGACTCGGACACCGCGCCGGTCGACACGGACGCGCACAACCCCGACGACTGCCC